A window from Listeria seeligeri serovar 1/2b str. SLCC3954 encodes these proteins:
- the purE gene encoding 5-(carboxyamino)imidazole ribonucleotide mutase produces MPAEIGIIMGSTSDWDTMKKACDVLDELEIAYEKKVVSAHRTPDLMFQYAEQARERGLKIIIAGAGGAAHLPGMVAAKTTLPVIGVPIKSKALNGLDSLLSIVQMPGGVPVATVAIGESGAMNAGLLAAQILSITDDAITNMLQNRRATLEEIVLESSDSLE; encoded by the coding sequence ATGCCTGCGGAAATTGGTATCATTATGGGGAGTACCTCAGATTGGGATACAATGAAAAAAGCATGTGATGTATTAGATGAATTAGAAATAGCATATGAGAAAAAAGTAGTTTCAGCTCATCGTACGCCAGATTTGATGTTTCAATATGCAGAACAAGCGCGGGAACGTGGTTTAAAAATTATTATTGCAGGTGCTGGTGGAGCGGCGCATTTACCAGGTATGGTTGCTGCGAAAACTACTTTGCCTGTTATTGGTGTGCCTATTAAGTCAAAAGCATTGAATGGACTGGATTCATTATTGTCTATCGTGCAGATGCCTGGAGGGGTTCCGGTCGCTACTGTCGCAATCGGTGAAAGTGGTGCGATGAATGCTGGACTTTTAGCAGCACAAATTTTATCGATTACAGACGATGCAATTACTAACATGTTGCAAAATAGACGTGCTACACTAGAGGAAATAGTTCTAGAAAGTAGTGATTCTCTTGAATAA
- the purB gene encoding adenylosuccinate lyase codes for MLERYTRKEMGNIWTEQNRYQAWLEVEILACEAWAELGDIPKEDVEKIRLNAKFDVDRIHEIELETRHDVVAFTRSVSESLGEERKWVHYGLTSTDVVDTANSYLLKQANEILRKDLENFIAIIGEKAKEHKYTVTMGRTHGVHAEPTTFGLKLALWYEEMKRNLERFNFAADGVEFGKISGAVGTYANIDPFVEAYVCEKLGTTPAPISTQTLQRDRHAEYLATLALIATSVEKFAVEVRALQKSEVREVEEFFAKGQKGSSAMPHKRNPIGSENVTGLARVIRGHMVTAYENVPLWHERDISHSSAERIILPDSTILLDYILNRFGSIVKNLTVFPENMKRNMDRTLGLIYSQRVLLALIDKGLAREAAYDVVQPRAMEAWEKQVPFRELVEQDATITEKLSTDEIADCFDYQYHLKNVDLIFDRLGL; via the coding sequence ATGCTAGAACGTTATACGCGCAAAGAAATGGGCAATATTTGGACAGAACAAAATCGCTACCAAGCTTGGTTAGAAGTAGAAATTTTGGCTTGTGAGGCATGGGCTGAGTTAGGTGATATTCCAAAAGAAGACGTGGAGAAAATTCGCTTGAATGCTAAGTTTGATGTCGATCGTATTCATGAGATTGAATTAGAAACAAGGCATGATGTTGTTGCATTTACTCGCTCGGTTTCTGAATCACTTGGGGAAGAGCGTAAATGGGTTCATTATGGCTTAACTTCAACAGATGTAGTAGATACAGCAAATTCTTATTTATTGAAACAAGCCAATGAAATTTTACGGAAAGACTTGGAGAATTTTATTGCGATTATTGGTGAAAAAGCAAAGGAACATAAATATACTGTGACAATGGGACGAACTCATGGCGTACATGCGGAACCAACCACATTTGGTTTAAAACTTGCTTTATGGTATGAAGAAATGAAACGTAACTTGGAGCGTTTTAATTTTGCGGCTGATGGCGTGGAATTCGGAAAGATTTCTGGAGCTGTTGGAACGTATGCGAATATTGACCCGTTTGTAGAAGCGTATGTTTGTGAAAAATTAGGGACAACACCGGCGCCAATTTCTACGCAAACATTGCAACGTGATCGTCATGCGGAATATTTGGCAACACTTGCTTTAATTGCGACTTCTGTAGAAAAATTTGCTGTAGAAGTTCGTGCTCTTCAAAAAAGTGAAGTACGGGAAGTAGAAGAATTTTTTGCAAAAGGTCAAAAAGGTTCGTCTGCTATGCCACATAAACGTAATCCAATTGGCTCAGAAAATGTTACTGGGCTTGCTCGTGTGATTCGTGGTCATATGGTAACAGCTTATGAAAATGTACCGCTTTGGCATGAAAGAGATATTTCCCATAGCTCAGCAGAACGAATTATTTTACCAGATTCGACTATTTTGTTGGATTATATTTTAAATCGTTTCGGTTCTATCGTGAAAAATTTGACGGTCTTCCCAGAAAATATGAAACGTAATATGGATAGAACACTTGGACTTATATACTCGCAGCGTGTCCTGTTAGCTTTAATAGACAAAGGTCTTGCTCGTGAAGCTGCATATGATGTGGTGCAACCAAGAGCGATGGAAGCTTGGGAAAAACAAGTACCATTCCGCGAGTTGGTGGAACAAGATGCGACGATTACAGAAAAATTATCTACGGATGAAATTGCCGATTGCTTTGATTATCAATATCACCTGAAGAATGTCGACTTAATTTTTGATCGCTTAGGATTATAA
- a CDS encoding DUF2179 domain-containing protein — MDNSLFIVVTIFIVNILYVTIYTVRLLLTMKGYRYLAALSSVFEMIIYVVALSLVLDNLNNIANVLAYAIGFGVGIIVGMKIEERIALGYITVNVITKEYNLDLPNQIRDLGYGVTSWLASGRDGERMMLEILTQRKNERKLYKQIIEIDEGAFIVSSEPKQIHGGFWIKQVRK, encoded by the coding sequence GTGGATAATAGTTTGTTTATAGTGGTTACAATTTTTATTGTGAATATCTTGTATGTCACAATTTATACGGTAAGGTTATTGCTCACGATGAAAGGTTATAGATACCTAGCTGCGCTTTCTAGTGTATTTGAAATGATTATTTATGTTGTTGCGCTTAGCTTAGTGTTGGATAATTTGAATAATATTGCAAATGTGTTGGCTTATGCGATTGGTTTTGGTGTTGGTATTATTGTTGGGATGAAAATTGAGGAACGAATTGCACTTGGGTATATTACCGTGAATGTTATTACGAAAGAGTATAACTTGGATTTGCCTAACCAGATTCGTGATTTAGGTTATGGTGTAACTAGTTGGCTTGCAAGTGGACGTGATGGTGAACGGATGATGCTTGAAATTTTGACGCAAAGGAAAAATGAGCGAAAGTTATACAAGCAGATTATTGAGATTGATGAAGGGGCTTTTATTGTTTCATCTGAGCCAAAGCAAATTCATGGTGGGTTTTGGATAAAACAGGTCAGAAAGTGA
- the purK gene encoding 5-(carboxyamino)imidazole ribonucleotide synthase has protein sequence MNKKFLLTNSTIGIIGGGQLGRMMALSAKAMGYRIIVLDPTKDCPAAQVSDEQIIADYDDKVALRELAEKADVVTYEFENIDYDALKMTQDLVDVPQGAELLSITQDRILEKAYLESANINIAPYAIIVDKEEIETEIKSIGYPAVLKTAQGGYDGKGQVVLHDADDIERAARLLRYGSSVLEAWIPFEKEISIVVARGKDGQVETFPVAENVHVNNILHTTIAPADVSADVHEEAEEIAKKLADVLQLCGVLAVEMFVTKSGAIYVNELAPRPHNSGHFTIEACSISQFTQHIRAIVGLPLIKPELLKPALMINILGQHVDAVNERMVDYPHWFVHYYGKKEAKINRKMGHVTVLTEEPRIVLADIEKAQIWK, from the coding sequence TTGAATAAAAAATTTTTACTGACAAATAGCACAATAGGTATCATTGGTGGTGGGCAATTAGGTCGTATGATGGCTCTTTCTGCCAAAGCGATGGGATATAGAATTATCGTTCTTGACCCAACTAAAGACTGTCCAGCAGCACAAGTAAGTGATGAACAAATTATCGCGGACTATGATGACAAGGTGGCTTTAAGAGAGCTTGCAGAGAAGGCTGATGTAGTTACATATGAATTTGAAAATATTGACTATGATGCTTTGAAAATGACGCAAGATTTAGTGGATGTTCCACAAGGTGCTGAATTACTCTCCATCACGCAGGATCGTATTTTAGAAAAAGCGTATCTGGAATCAGCAAATATTAATATTGCACCTTATGCGATTATTGTTGATAAAGAAGAAATTGAAACGGAAATAAAAAGTATTGGTTACCCAGCTGTTTTAAAAACAGCACAAGGTGGCTATGATGGGAAAGGTCAAGTAGTTTTGCATGATGCGGATGATATCGAAAGAGCAGCCCGATTACTACGATATGGCTCTAGTGTCTTAGAAGCTTGGATTCCATTTGAAAAAGAAATTTCTATTGTGGTGGCTAGAGGAAAAGATGGTCAAGTAGAGACATTCCCTGTAGCTGAAAATGTTCATGTAAATAATATTTTGCATACGACTATTGCGCCAGCGGATGTTTCAGCAGATGTTCATGAAGAAGCAGAAGAAATTGCGAAAAAATTGGCAGATGTGCTACAACTATGTGGTGTATTGGCTGTAGAAATGTTTGTTACGAAGTCAGGTGCGATTTATGTTAATGAACTGGCGCCAAGACCGCATAATTCAGGTCATTTTACTATTGAAGCTTGTTCGATTTCGCAGTTTACGCAACATATTCGTGCGATAGTGGGCTTACCACTCATAAAACCAGAACTACTTAAACCAGCGCTAATGATTAATATTTTAGGTCAACATGTAGATGCTGTGAATGAAAGAATGGTAGATTATCCACACTGGTTTGTTCATTATTACGGTAAAAAAGAAGCAAAAATTAATCGCAAAATGGGTCATGTTACTGTTTTGACAGAAGAGCCAAGAATAGTTTTGGCTGATATAGAAAAAGCACAAATTTGGAAGTAA